From Salvelinus sp. IW2-2015 linkage group LG2, ASM291031v2, whole genome shotgun sequence, one genomic window encodes:
- the LOC111980234 gene encoding gamma-crystallin M3-like, which yields MMGKITFYEDRNFQGRSYETSQDCSDMSSFLSRCHSCRVDSGCFMVYDRNNYMGNQYFMRRGEYPDYQRMGMGMNDCIRSCRMIPMHKGNFRMRIYERENFGGQMHEMTDDCDSIQVRYRMSDCQSCNVMDGHWLMYEQPHXRGXQMYMRPGEYKSFSQMGMGMGGMSGGMRFMSMRRIMDNMSM from the exons ATGATGGGCAAA ATCACCTTCTACGAGGACAGGAACTTCCAGGGTCGTTCCTATGAGACCAGCCAGGACTGCTCTGACATGTCCTCCTTCCTGAGCAGGTGTCACTCCTGCAGGGTTGACAGCGGTTGCTTCATGGTCTACGATCGCAACAACTACATGGGAAACCAGTACTTCATGAGGAGGGGCGARTACCCTGACTACCAGCGCATGGGAATGGGAATGAACGACTGCATCAGGTCCTGCCGCATGATCCCCATG CACAAAGGAAACTTCAGGATGAGGATCTACGAGAGGGAGAACTTCGGAGGTCAGATGCACGAGATGACGGACGACTGTGACTCCATCCAGGTCCGTTACCGTATGTCYGACTGCCAGTCCTGCAACGTGATGGACGGCCACTGGCTGATGTACGAGCAGCCCCACTWCAGAGGCWGGCAGATGTACATGCGGCCTGGAGAGTACAAGAGCTTCAGTCAGATGGGCATGGGAATGGGAGGCATGAGCGGCGGCATGAGGTTCATGAGCATGAGGCGAATCATGGATAACATGTCCATGTAA